One segment of Rhodopirellula baltica SH 1 DNA contains the following:
- a CDS encoding carbohydrate-binding family 9-like protein, translating to MPSCAVRTPLFHHRLPASFIVVAATLLSIAGSTDAFAAEPPTLIVQKCEDFEVTGHGDNQAWEACDWVSLNRRGNGQLDYQSRFKMLYSDNGVYVLFDGADQRLTATMQADFLDLWNEDVFECFFWTNEKDPVYFEYEISPLGFELPILVPNLDGKFLGWRPWHYEGDKRIQKKVSATGGKNESMSTVTGWRAEVFFPYAVLEPLRNVPPKTGTQWRANFYRVDYDQKKTTGWDWARVGPSFHDIENFGTLVFGKVVESEKPQDDIRDLKLADWQPKSMLKTKVTRVNTPSYPVIDVHNHLGGGANVLTEERVKRYLQVMDEANVETVINLDGGWDDKLKETVAALDSAHPGRFLTFALINLRDFETEGWSERETARLRKSFEAGAKGLKFHKSLGLSYRNQAGNLLTIDDERLDPIWELCGEMKRPVMIHTADPAAFFTPLDRFNERWHELNAHPGWVFHGDRYPSREELLEQRNRAIAKHPNTTFIGAHFGNNPEDLETVGQWLDQYPNFHIDIDARISELGRQPYSSRKFFLKYQDRIMFGTDTTPDPNAYRLYYRFLETDDEYFDTAESHHRQGFWNIYGIFLPDNVLEKVYRGNAARILGLKSPVNAASKN from the coding sequence ATGCCCTCTTGCGCCGTCCGAACACCTCTCTTTCACCACCGGCTTCCCGCATCGTTTATCGTCGTCGCAGCAACCCTGCTGTCGATCGCAGGTTCAACGGATGCATTCGCAGCCGAACCACCCACCTTGATCGTACAGAAATGCGAGGACTTCGAGGTCACCGGCCATGGCGACAACCAGGCCTGGGAAGCATGCGACTGGGTTTCGCTGAACCGGCGTGGCAACGGGCAACTCGATTACCAATCGCGGTTCAAGATGCTGTACTCAGACAACGGCGTCTACGTCTTGTTCGACGGTGCTGACCAAAGGCTGACCGCCACGATGCAGGCAGACTTCTTGGACCTTTGGAACGAAGACGTTTTCGAATGTTTCTTCTGGACCAACGAAAAAGATCCGGTCTACTTCGAATACGAAATCTCGCCGCTCGGATTTGAACTGCCGATCCTGGTGCCTAATTTGGATGGGAAGTTCCTCGGTTGGCGTCCCTGGCACTACGAAGGCGATAAGAGGATTCAAAAGAAGGTCTCTGCAACGGGCGGCAAAAACGAATCGATGAGCACCGTCACCGGATGGCGTGCTGAAGTCTTCTTTCCTTATGCAGTCTTGGAACCACTTCGAAATGTCCCGCCCAAAACAGGAACTCAGTGGCGGGCCAACTTCTACCGCGTTGACTACGACCAAAAGAAAACCACCGGTTGGGATTGGGCGCGGGTTGGTCCCAGCTTCCACGACATTGAAAACTTCGGGACCTTGGTCTTCGGCAAAGTCGTCGAATCCGAAAAACCCCAGGACGACATCCGTGATTTGAAACTTGCGGACTGGCAGCCAAAGTCGATGCTGAAGACCAAGGTCACTCGCGTCAACACGCCCTCGTATCCAGTCATCGACGTTCACAACCATCTCGGCGGCGGTGCCAACGTGCTGACGGAAGAACGCGTCAAACGTTACCTGCAAGTCATGGACGAGGCCAACGTGGAAACGGTCATCAACTTGGACGGCGGCTGGGATGACAAGCTGAAGGAAACCGTCGCCGCCTTGGACTCCGCGCACCCAGGCCGGTTCCTCACCTTCGCACTGATCAACCTGCGTGATTTCGAAACCGAAGGCTGGTCCGAGCGAGAAACCGCGCGGCTACGCAAAAGTTTCGAAGCTGGTGCGAAGGGGCTCAAGTTCCATAAATCATTGGGGCTGTCCTACCGGAACCAAGCCGGCAACCTGCTCACGATCGATGACGAACGGCTCGATCCGATCTGGGAGCTGTGCGGAGAAATGAAACGCCCAGTGATGATTCATACCGCTGACCCAGCCGCCTTCTTCACGCCCCTGGATCGGTTCAACGAACGCTGGCACGAATTGAACGCGCACCCAGGTTGGGTGTTCCATGGCGACCGCTACCCGTCGCGTGAAGAACTGCTGGAACAACGCAACCGAGCGATCGCGAAGCATCCCAACACGACCTTCATCGGGGCTCACTTCGGCAACAATCCGGAAGACCTGGAAACCGTCGGGCAGTGGCTCGACCAGTACCCGAACTTCCACATCGACATCGACGCTCGGATCTCCGAACTGGGACGGCAACCGTACAGCAGCCGTAAGTTCTTTCTCAAGTACCAAGACCGAATCATGTTCGGCACCGACACGACTCCTGATCCCAACGCCTACCGGTTGTACTATCGCTTCCTGGAAACCGACGACGAGTACTTCGACACCGCCGAATCGCACCACCGGCAAGGCTTCTGGAACATCTACGGCATCTTCCTGCCTGACAACGTTCTTGAAAAGGTTTACCGCGGCAACGCAGCCCGAATCCTGGGCCTGAAGTCACCTGTCAACGCCGCCAGCAAAAACTGA
- a CDS encoding DUF3500 domain-containing protein, whose amino-acid sequence MSFPMNAQRPDGQRVARRTFVKLGGAIAAGVATTNLFDARFAHAAGSPTTSAETYVGELYASLSDKQKTAVWRPFDHADRLKINPNWHVSKTTIGDDLFSQKQKTLVDQIVRNITSKDGYERLIEQMEYDDGGLESYSFALFGEPGSDQFQFELTGRHVTMRADGNQLDKIAFGGPVVYGHGEEYLPDSPFFQQTLQANKVFQALDADQAKLALQKKAPSETAVQLKGESGQFPGVGVDQLSSDQKELVESTLKMLLAPYRENDSKEVMEILNSSGGIDQLHMAFYQQEDVDNDRVWDIWRVEGPSMVWHFRGAPHVHAYLNIGTKS is encoded by the coding sequence ATGAGCTTTCCGATGAACGCCCAACGTCCTGATGGCCAACGCGTTGCCCGACGAACCTTCGTCAAACTGGGAGGAGCCATCGCCGCCGGTGTCGCGACGACCAACCTCTTCGACGCCCGCTTTGCTCATGCCGCGGGTTCGCCCACCACGTCGGCAGAAACCTACGTGGGGGAATTGTACGCTTCCTTGTCCGACAAGCAGAAAACCGCTGTTTGGCGACCGTTCGATCATGCGGACCGCTTGAAAATCAATCCGAACTGGCACGTCAGTAAAACGACCATCGGCGACGATTTGTTTTCACAGAAACAAAAGACGTTGGTCGATCAAATCGTTCGCAATATCACATCCAAAGATGGTTACGAACGTTTGATCGAACAAATGGAATACGATGACGGCGGTTTGGAAAGCTACAGTTTCGCGTTGTTCGGCGAACCGGGATCCGACCAGTTCCAATTCGAATTGACTGGTCGACACGTGACGATGCGAGCCGACGGAAATCAACTCGACAAGATCGCATTTGGCGGACCCGTTGTTTACGGTCACGGCGAGGAATATCTCCCCGACAGCCCCTTCTTTCAGCAGACGTTGCAAGCCAACAAGGTCTTCCAAGCCTTGGACGCCGACCAAGCCAAACTGGCGTTGCAAAAGAAGGCCCCCAGTGAAACCGCGGTGCAATTGAAAGGCGAGAGCGGTCAATTCCCCGGCGTCGGCGTCGATCAACTTTCCAGCGATCAAAAGGAACTGGTCGAGTCGACTCTCAAGATGTTGCTCGCCCCGTATCGCGAAAACGATTCGAAGGAAGTGATGGAGATCCTAAACAGCAGCGGAGGCATCGACCAACTGCACATGGCTTTCTATCAACAAGAAGACGTCGACAACGATCGCGTCTGGGACATCTGGCGAGTCGAAGGTCCATCAATGGTCTGGCATTTCCGCGGCGCACCCCACGTCCACGCCTACCTCAACATCGGCACCAAGTCCTAG
- a CDS encoding serine hydrolase, with the protein MVVCFLVVWLTSSATFATDTDAETKSNKPTFDLAILNGHVVDGTGAPWYEADVGITDGKITHIGRIDPASAVDTIDAEGLIVAPGFIDMMGQTATPMLRNPSTAMNLLTQGITTINAGEGSSAAPVSDRDAESVGWQNMAEYFQLLDLKGMPVNTVQTIGHTQVRRLVMGEDDRRPSDDELEAMKEHVREAMRAGAIGVSTALIYPPAVYASTDEIGALAGVAGEHGGRYYTHMRNEGDQLLEAIDEALEIGRIGNTPVHIFHLKAAGRQNWGKMQLAIARIKAARSEGHQVTADIYPYINNGLGIDALIHPRHFGEGRAKFLNRLSNDEELRAEVREEIESTSGWENWFRHAGSDWNRIIIGQTTEPRYREYTGQSVAAIAKATGEDAWDTFFGLCNASTFALPETMSDANKILAMQQEFVSFCTDVGPAGGNRGASHPRSYGAFPRMLSRYVRDLGAISMEQAISQASAAAANAVMVYDRGRIAEGLAADVIVFDFNELADRADFENPHAESVGMKHVVVNGIPVLEDGKFTGKRPGKVLRGPGFDPATAPHAIITGDNQPAFREVDAVMQSFLREHRIPGASLAITDKNNVVYARGFGYADVGQCEPVTPESLFRIASISKPITAVAILQLVDQGKLSLDDKVFEILDHEPHVEEGSKIDERQDQITIEHLLQHRGGWDRDQSFDAMFRSTQFANALGASHPATPDTIIRVMRGKPLDFDPGERYAYSNYGYCLLGRVIEKISGEAYEDYVQQHVLQPIGVTSMSVGATRLEGRKPNEVRYYDPHQGDSVFAKDLNSRVPQTYGAWHLEAMDSHGAWIASASDLARFASAFDDHENSPLLSSARITDMFARPDGLAGHKKNGAPKSKYYGQGWSVVTDESGELTASHGGSLPGTNTILVRRSDGKNVALLFNTRVTARLSRVTGTILPQVMKAIDEIEDWPQ; encoded by the coding sequence GTGGTCGTTTGTTTTTTGGTTGTTTGGCTGACATCATCGGCAACCTTTGCAACCGACACCGACGCCGAGACCAAATCAAACAAGCCCACATTTGATCTCGCAATTCTGAATGGGCACGTCGTCGATGGCACGGGAGCCCCTTGGTACGAAGCCGATGTCGGAATCACCGATGGCAAGATCACCCACATCGGCCGCATCGATCCAGCGTCTGCGGTCGACACGATCGATGCCGAAGGGTTGATCGTCGCTCCGGGCTTCATCGACATGATGGGCCAAACCGCCACGCCGATGCTGCGGAATCCTTCCACGGCAATGAACCTGCTGACTCAAGGCATCACGACCATCAACGCGGGCGAAGGATCGTCCGCCGCGCCGGTTTCAGACCGTGACGCCGAATCGGTCGGCTGGCAAAACATGGCGGAGTACTTTCAGTTGCTGGACCTGAAAGGCATGCCCGTCAACACCGTGCAGACCATTGGGCACACCCAAGTCCGCCGGTTGGTGATGGGCGAAGACGACCGGCGTCCCAGCGACGATGAACTGGAGGCAATGAAGGAACACGTTCGCGAAGCCATGCGTGCTGGTGCGATTGGAGTCTCCACCGCGCTGATCTATCCGCCGGCCGTTTACGCATCGACCGACGAAATCGGTGCCTTGGCCGGAGTCGCCGGCGAACACGGCGGACGTTACTACACACACATGCGCAACGAAGGTGATCAGCTTCTTGAAGCGATCGACGAAGCCTTGGAAATCGGTCGCATCGGCAACACCCCCGTTCACATCTTTCACTTGAAGGCCGCCGGACGTCAGAACTGGGGCAAGATGCAATTGGCGATCGCCCGAATCAAGGCCGCTCGCAGCGAAGGTCATCAAGTCACCGCAGACATCTACCCTTACATCAACAACGGTTTAGGCATCGATGCACTGATCCATCCGCGACACTTTGGCGAAGGACGAGCGAAGTTCCTCAATCGTTTGTCCAACGACGAAGAGCTTCGTGCCGAAGTTCGCGAGGAAATCGAATCCACAAGCGGTTGGGAAAATTGGTTTCGCCACGCGGGATCGGATTGGAACCGCATCATCATCGGCCAAACCACGGAACCTCGTTACCGCGAGTACACCGGACAGTCGGTTGCCGCGATCGCCAAAGCGACAGGCGAAGACGCTTGGGACACATTCTTTGGACTGTGCAATGCGTCCACGTTTGCTCTGCCTGAAACGATGAGCGACGCGAACAAAATTTTGGCGATGCAACAAGAGTTCGTTTCGTTCTGCACGGATGTCGGTCCCGCCGGTGGCAATCGAGGTGCATCACACCCACGTTCTTACGGAGCGTTCCCACGGATGTTGTCACGATATGTTCGCGACCTTGGCGCGATCTCGATGGAACAAGCCATCTCGCAAGCCAGCGCTGCCGCGGCCAACGCCGTGATGGTTTATGACCGCGGCCGAATCGCCGAAGGATTGGCCGCCGATGTGATCGTTTTCGATTTCAACGAACTCGCCGATCGAGCCGACTTCGAAAACCCGCACGCTGAGTCGGTTGGAATGAAACATGTGGTCGTCAACGGAATCCCCGTGCTCGAGGATGGCAAATTCACAGGGAAACGTCCCGGCAAAGTCCTCCGCGGCCCCGGTTTTGATCCTGCCACCGCGCCGCATGCAATCATTACCGGAGACAACCAACCGGCGTTTCGCGAAGTCGATGCGGTGATGCAGTCTTTCCTCCGCGAGCATCGTATTCCAGGTGCTTCATTGGCGATCACCGACAAAAACAACGTCGTGTACGCACGTGGGTTTGGCTACGCCGATGTGGGACAGTGTGAGCCGGTGACGCCTGAAAGCCTGTTTCGGATTGCCAGCATTTCCAAACCGATCACCGCCGTCGCGATTTTGCAGTTGGTTGATCAAGGCAAGTTGTCACTCGACGACAAAGTCTTCGAAATCCTCGACCATGAACCTCATGTCGAAGAGGGCTCCAAGATCGACGAGCGACAGGACCAAATCACAATTGAACATCTGTTGCAGCACCGGGGTGGTTGGGACCGAGACCAATCGTTCGACGCCATGTTCCGCTCCACCCAATTTGCAAACGCTCTCGGTGCATCCCACCCGGCAACGCCCGACACCATCATCCGTGTCATGCGAGGCAAACCGCTCGACTTTGATCCCGGCGAGAGATACGCGTATTCCAACTACGGCTACTGTTTGCTCGGCCGAGTCATTGAGAAGATCAGCGGCGAAGCATACGAAGACTATGTCCAACAACACGTTCTGCAACCGATCGGCGTGACATCGATGTCTGTCGGTGCGACTCGCTTGGAAGGTCGCAAACCAAACGAGGTCCGTTACTACGATCCGCACCAAGGTGACTCCGTCTTCGCCAAGGACTTGAATTCGCGTGTGCCGCAGACGTATGGGGCTTGGCACCTGGAAGCAATGGATTCACACGGAGCGTGGATTGCATCGGCCAGTGATCTGGCTCGCTTCGCCAGCGCCTTTGATGATCACGAGAACAGCCCGCTGCTGTCGTCGGCCAGAATCACCGACATGTTCGCTCGGCCGGACGGGTTGGCGGGACATAAAAAGAACGGTGCCCCCAAGTCCAAGTATTACGGCCAGGGATGGTCAGTCGTCACCGACGAATCTGGCGAATTGACTGCTTCCCATGGCGGTTCACTCCCCGGGACCAACACGATTCTCGTTCGTCGTTCGGATGGAAAGAACGTTGCGTTGCTGTTCAACACACGTGTCACCGCTCGTCTGTCGCGAGTGACCGGAACCATCCTTCCTCAAGTCATGAAGGCCATCGACGAAATCGAAGATTGGCCACAATGA
- a CDS encoding AMP-binding protein — protein MLRKSEITDSTTREPNETRWKSLAHLLVDRAARHPDRPALTFLPDDSLDGAEEPQTLTYAELHRRVCAVANRLLRDTGATAGDRAMLLFPPGLEFMVGFMACEMARLIPVPTSYPKPGRAMPRLDTSVADCRPSVLISDQETIAGIDPHRVSPETAALPKIATDASVEEDLTTIDISEDALPLGEIESTDLALLQYTSGSTSDPKGVMVSHANLLSNLESIRHAFGIEWSDDDGDNFERGLFWLPPFHDMGLIGGILEPLYVGGHAILMSPRSFLARPMRWLRAISDYKATISGAPNFAYQLCVDRVDLAQAESLDLSGWELAFCGAEPINADTLQQFTDRFSDAGFRGETFCPCYGLAEATLMAASCRSGQAPSLLDVDKDELAHGRGRVIRQTVLGKTLPDDASIAKPDPATSRQLVSSGSPAHSMTVLVVDSETKRERPDGEIGEIWLAGPSVTSGYWKRETVNAEVFGATLADGDPAEKFLRTGDLGFIHDGEVYVTGRSKDVVILRGRNLFPQDIEATVKGLLQANVLQCAAVATTGRTGDALTVAAEVSRHVDSEELPDIVRHIRRAIIDDHEVDARQVLITRPGGIPLTTSGKVQRQQCRAMIEAGELSARYQWSRNRFIDDSESVALPELPTRVTREEIPEATEQITAWLLAWLSGHSGEQIHEDGERPVRNASLTPETPFAETGMDSLTAVELSSELEDWLGIELTPVLAFNYPTSARLAAYLAETLAGGPEQDSAANEFGASEGDIQSDIEASDLSPEELEALLSEIENES, from the coding sequence ATGTTACGCAAATCAGAGATCACTGATTCCACGACCCGCGAGCCCAATGAGACGCGATGGAAATCGCTCGCTCATTTGCTCGTTGATCGTGCCGCGCGGCATCCCGATCGTCCGGCGCTGACGTTTTTGCCCGACGATTCGTTGGACGGGGCTGAGGAACCGCAGACGCTGACATACGCCGAATTGCATCGTCGTGTTTGTGCGGTCGCGAATCGTCTGTTGCGTGATACGGGGGCGACGGCTGGCGATCGAGCGATGTTGCTGTTCCCGCCTGGTTTGGAATTCATGGTCGGGTTCATGGCCTGCGAGATGGCTCGGTTGATTCCGGTTCCGACCAGCTATCCAAAACCCGGACGTGCGATGCCACGTTTGGATACCTCCGTCGCGGATTGTCGTCCTTCCGTCTTGATCAGCGATCAAGAAACCATCGCGGGCATCGATCCGCATCGTGTGTCGCCCGAGACCGCGGCGCTGCCCAAGATCGCAACCGATGCTTCGGTCGAAGAAGATCTGACAACGATCGACATCTCGGAAGATGCACTGCCGCTGGGCGAAATTGAATCAACCGACCTGGCGTTGCTGCAATACACCAGTGGATCCACAAGCGATCCAAAGGGAGTGATGGTTTCGCACGCCAATTTGCTGAGCAACCTGGAATCCATCCGTCATGCATTCGGAATTGAATGGTCCGATGACGATGGGGACAACTTTGAACGTGGTTTGTTCTGGTTGCCACCCTTTCACGACATGGGATTGATTGGCGGAATCCTTGAACCGTTGTATGTCGGTGGTCATGCGATTTTGATGTCGCCGCGGTCCTTTCTTGCTCGGCCAATGCGTTGGCTTCGAGCGATCTCGGATTACAAAGCCACCATCAGCGGCGCCCCCAACTTTGCGTATCAACTGTGTGTTGATCGAGTCGATTTGGCTCAAGCCGAGTCGCTTGATTTGAGTGGTTGGGAGCTGGCTTTTTGTGGTGCCGAACCAATCAACGCGGACACGTTGCAGCAGTTCACCGATCGATTCTCCGACGCTGGTTTTCGCGGCGAAACGTTTTGCCCGTGTTACGGATTGGCCGAAGCGACATTGATGGCGGCGAGCTGCCGGTCTGGGCAAGCACCCAGTTTGCTGGACGTTGACAAAGACGAATTGGCTCATGGTCGAGGACGCGTTATCCGCCAGACCGTGCTTGGCAAAACTTTGCCGGACGATGCGTCGATCGCGAAACCCGATCCCGCGACCTCGCGTCAATTGGTGAGCTCGGGAAGTCCCGCTCACTCAATGACCGTGTTGGTCGTCGATTCAGAAACAAAACGCGAACGTCCCGACGGGGAGATTGGCGAAATCTGGTTGGCTGGGCCATCGGTGACCTCAGGTTATTGGAAACGCGAAACCGTCAACGCGGAAGTCTTCGGTGCGACCCTCGCAGACGGAGATCCGGCGGAGAAATTTCTGCGAACCGGCGATTTGGGATTCATCCACGACGGCGAAGTCTACGTGACCGGACGTAGCAAAGACGTGGTGATTCTGCGCGGTCGAAACTTGTTCCCGCAAGACATCGAGGCCACGGTCAAAGGTTTGCTGCAGGCGAACGTATTGCAGTGTGCTGCTGTCGCAACGACCGGACGGACCGGGGATGCTTTGACGGTCGCCGCCGAAGTTTCGCGACATGTCGATTCAGAAGAGTTGCCTGACATCGTGCGTCACATTCGACGGGCGATCATTGATGATCATGAAGTCGACGCTCGCCAAGTGTTGATCACACGGCCAGGCGGGATCCCGCTGACGACCAGCGGCAAAGTCCAGCGACAACAATGCCGTGCGATGATCGAAGCCGGCGAATTGTCGGCACGCTACCAGTGGTCACGCAATCGATTCATCGACGATTCGGAATCTGTCGCCCTGCCCGAATTGCCGACTCGCGTGACTCGGGAAGAGATTCCAGAAGCGACCGAACAAATCACCGCTTGGTTGCTGGCTTGGTTGTCGGGTCACAGTGGCGAACAAATTCATGAGGACGGTGAACGACCGGTCCGCAACGCTTCGCTGACACCGGAAACACCGTTCGCCGAAACCGGCATGGATTCGCTGACGGCGGTGGAGCTGAGTAGCGAACTGGAGGACTGGTTGGGCATCGAGCTGACACCTGTGTTGGCGTTCAACTATCCGACTTCAGCACGTTTGGCGGCGTATTTGGCGGAGACGTTGGCCGGTGGTCCCGAACAAGATTCCGCTGCGAATGAGTTTGGTGCTTCGGAAGGCGACATTCAGTCGGATATCGAAGCGTCGGATTTGTCGCCCGAAGAGTTGGAAGCTTTGTTAAGCGAAATCGAAAACGAATCGTAG
- a CDS encoding MATE family efflux transporter, translating to MISALKEVLRVAVPLMVSTGMFSLVLFVDRTLLLWHEPSQMGAAMAAGNLFWVSVCVFVGIASMTSAIISQYIGADQPKRVGQLLWQATWFSAATLPWFVLVGSFGESLFRLTDQPEHLIPMQAAYFRILMWGGAGEVLQTALSGFYSGTHRTRTIMLVSLASGVLNLLLDLVLIFGVGSADPETGLRFLELGIAGAAIASTLSFWFKAVCYAVLLMKPIERERYGILRGIRLNRRMMKRLIYFGLPAGLMYVTEAGGFTVIVLQIGRLGDVPLQATTMAINFNMIAFIPLVGMSIAASVLVGQHLIRTGPGPAIRCVIAALVVGWAYSLAWAIAYVFAPGGLIALYSLSPTGVDSEVAFEIAEKLLGFVAIYVILDATQLILAGALRGAGDTWFVLLAGLFVSAVAVVVGTVWQPVAARFQDPDGQAAALVALDWWWWVITGWVCTLAIVMAGRFLQGKWQRMRMV from the coding sequence ATGATTTCCGCGCTCAAGGAAGTTCTTCGCGTTGCGGTTCCGTTGATGGTCAGCACCGGCATGTTTTCGCTGGTTCTGTTCGTCGACCGAACGTTGCTGCTATGGCACGAGCCTTCTCAAATGGGCGCGGCGATGGCGGCTGGAAACTTGTTTTGGGTTTCCGTCTGTGTTTTCGTCGGCATCGCGTCGATGACCAGTGCGATTATCAGTCAATACATTGGAGCGGATCAGCCTAAACGAGTGGGTCAGCTGCTGTGGCAAGCGACTTGGTTTTCCGCGGCAACGTTGCCGTGGTTCGTTCTGGTGGGCAGCTTTGGTGAGTCGTTGTTTCGATTGACGGACCAGCCCGAGCATCTGATTCCGATGCAGGCCGCTTACTTTCGCATATTGATGTGGGGTGGTGCCGGCGAAGTTTTGCAGACGGCGCTGTCGGGTTTCTACAGCGGAACTCACCGGACTCGAACGATCATGTTGGTGTCGCTTGCTTCTGGTGTGCTGAACTTATTGTTGGACCTCGTGTTGATTTTCGGTGTTGGCTCGGCGGACCCCGAGACCGGATTGCGATTCCTCGAACTCGGCATCGCTGGGGCGGCGATCGCGAGCACGCTGTCGTTTTGGTTCAAAGCGGTCTGTTATGCCGTGTTGCTGATGAAGCCTATCGAACGGGAACGTTACGGCATCCTGCGAGGTATCCGGTTGAATCGTCGAATGATGAAGCGACTGATTTACTTCGGGTTGCCGGCTGGTTTGATGTATGTGACCGAAGCGGGCGGTTTCACCGTCATCGTTTTGCAAATTGGTCGACTTGGCGACGTTCCACTGCAAGCCACTACGATGGCTATCAATTTCAACATGATCGCTTTCATTCCTTTGGTCGGGATGTCGATCGCCGCGTCGGTTTTGGTTGGTCAGCATTTGATTCGGACTGGCCCCGGTCCCGCGATTCGTTGCGTGATCGCGGCGTTGGTTGTCGGTTGGGCATATTCGTTGGCATGGGCGATCGCATACGTCTTTGCGCCGGGCGGCTTGATCGCGCTGTATTCGCTGTCGCCAACGGGAGTGGACAGTGAGGTCGCTTTCGAAATTGCTGAAAAACTGCTGGGCTTTGTCGCGATCTACGTGATTCTGGATGCCACTCAGTTGATTCTCGCGGGAGCCCTCCGCGGTGCGGGTGACACCTGGTTCGTGCTTTTGGCGGGACTGTTTGTGTCCGCCGTGGCCGTTGTCGTGGGGACGGTGTGGCAACCTGTCGCGGCTCGTTTTCAGGACCCGGATGGGCAAGCTGCGGCGTTAGTGGCGTTGGATTGGTGGTGGTGGGTGATTACGGGTTGGGTCTGCACCCTCGCAATCGTCATGGCCGGACGTTTCTTGCAGGGCAAATGGCAGCGGATGCGGATGGTTTGA